aatgcCGTCTGACCCTCTCAATTCTAAACATATACGAGAAGTTAACGAGGAGTCGAAGAAGCTCGAGTTGAAAATGACATTGTGAACTTTAAACATTCATATCACAGATAACACACTCGCACAACGtgaccaaattaaaaaaaaaccggaGAAATCCACATTGATTCGTCACAATCAATCATCTTTATTGAGCATCGCTGGTGATAAACTCAATTTCCTTGCCCATGGTCACCCACTCATCATTTCTGCGTGTATTTGCacaacaaatgaaagaaatgtccATTTTCTCCCTTGACACTTGCTCTTCGGTCATAGTGTGAACCTGGATGTGTACAGGAGCAGAATGACATGGAGCGCCGCCCCCTGCCTGTGTCTCATGGTAAGTTAccggaggttcgatcaggcccgcgggaTCATTTAACAGCGGGGGGGAAACCGCATTAAattaaagacacggaatgaatagtttaataaggtgcaattcatggagtatccgctagagGACACACTGTTTTCAAAGAAGACAACATCGtgttgatcagagaagaagacaactgagacagacccaacacagcagacgcgaTCACGgacgtgaatactttattctttacacatttaacagcactctccttagtttgtaaggtgtaggtaTGGATGAGATCAGttaaaaaggaaagacatattattttggttatttacagcacagtatggtatcattttaatgatccggcccacttgacatctacggTACGTGGCCCCACAACGTgaaaagagtttgacacccctgatttacagcATCCGGCAACGTTTGAAGAGCAGCAGAGAAAATCTGACCAAAGTCTAACTTTGTACTACCGTTAGTGTGGAATGTCGAGTGTTGGCATGGCTGACATTATGACGCAACAATGTGAATGGATTCCATGGTTCACGGTGAAAGGTGTTGAATCGTTTGGCTCATGGAAAGTATTGGCTTTGTCATGTATTTGGAGTGGAGCCGAAGTGGGCAAGCTTTCACTTTCGGCTTTCTGCTCGGAGATGAAATTGAACTGTGGTTTGAGTGGAACTGCGGCGACCATTACGAGGCATTGGCGGGAGCAATGTTAGCTGAACTCGACTTATGTCTCTCTGGGCCTCTCTGCTTTGCTTTTGGCGGCTTTCCAGAATAAGGTCACTGAAAAATGCAACTTCCCACGCAATGCCGATGACACGTTTTTCTGTTCTAGGTATTCCTGAGTGTGACTAAACCTTCAGAAGAGAACTGCAAAGACTATTTTACACAGAAGGAATGGGTACATTTTTCTTCCACTGTAcatgtttttcttgaaaacgCAGACCAGATGGATTTCAGAGCAGTAATCTCAAGACTGAAATGAAATCTGCCAAGAGGTCATGAGGAGTATtttaatgtctttcctttgtccTACAGGAAGATAACACGATTAAAACGGTCTCCCTTGTGATCACAGAGAACAAAACAGTAAGTCCGTCGCCAAAACTGGTCAATTTATTGATTCAGTTGACTCACACACGTGTCTGTTTCTCTTTGAAGGATGTGGCGGAGTGTACTTTAGAAAGCCACTGTTTGAAAAACGAGATGTGTCCTGTATTCCACGACTGCTTTGACAGACCTGTGAGTAAATCGGAAAGGGTCATTTGGCCCCGTTGACCCCGTGTTCATTATCAGAATGAGTTTGCACTCTGTCGCTGTCCTGCAAAAAACACCAATGTCCATTTTTAGTCATTTTTCAAAGACTTTTATGTTCAGGGGATGTCCAAAATGTGGACATCCCATTCATGTCAtttatcatgtaaaaaaataaaaaatgacaatgatgtGTTTTCCGCAAGACAGCGACATCTGAACGTGTTTCTTTTCTGACTTCAGGCCACGTCACCAAGTGAAAAGTGTAAACCTGTGCAGATTGTTCCCGTTCACACTCATCACTTAATGTGCCTGTTAGCCAGAGTCGTGGATTCCCAAAAAACTATACATGGTTCGTATAACAATGATCCTTTCTCTCAAATGGAATTTAACTCGCTTTCATTTCCACTCCATCTTGTCTCACGTAAAGACTGACATGTTCAGATACTTTCTATGTTTTTAtcgtttttttctgaacacgttaaagaaaacaaaaaactagaTTAACGTCATCTATCAGTCACGTGTTCAGACCTTTCTTAGTCTTAGACCTTTCTTAATTCTAATCTtgcatctcaattttttttgcgTTAATGTTCACTGAAATATTAAatcatatataaaaaaatatatatacacacacacacacatttttttttgtcaggtcaCGGGCCACTGACAAATGGATCACGGTCAacaaatggcccccgggccgtattTTGGACACCAATCGCAAACAGAATTTGGCAATTTATCGTAATGCAAACGTACTAATCTCGGGAAGGCTATTAAGAATCGAACCCGTTGAGCATGTGATTGAGATTGCAAATTTTAACGCTGaatatgtttttgcttttgcacTGCAGGCTGTGAATATGGTGAGTGTGAGTAAATgttgaaattaatttttttgataTCAAACGAATCGTGAATGTTCTCACTGCGTGCATAATAAGCAAACTCTCGTCTGATGTCTTTTTTCAGCAAGCGTTTGCCCGTTATTTGGGGAGAGTTGGCAAGACGGTAAGGGCCTCGAATTTACTCCGTCGTGTTCACCAACTGTCAGTGTAGTtggcgtccattttttttttctgtcatcagCAACTGCACTGCCGTCGACAGACCCAAAGATGACATCACAAGTTGTGTCATCTCGGGCTGAACCGCTGCCAACATCACGTGCATTATTACCAAATTCTACGCCTGTGGCAGAAAACCGACACCATGCTGACAATACAGCCGCCTGTCAAGGCAATGCTAAGTTTCCTTTGGGTtttctatatagatatatatagcagattataaaaataatcaattccttgtttttctttccccagACAATTTAAGCCTGACGGTGCCGTTAGTGATTTCTTCAATGCTTGCCGTTGTGATGCCGTTAGCCGTTTACTTTTACATGCGTCACCAGATGAAGCAAGACGAGAGAGGGCCAGGTGAGTCCACCATGGTGACAAGTGGAGGATGTTTTTcaggccaccaaaaaaaaatattcattgatgGGATCTTTTGATAAGtgcggtgattaaaaaaaaacaaaagacaaaaaaattcgGAACGCGGCTTTCTCGCATTTTTGGCAGACGTGGTGACCGCTAGCTCATTGTACTGCCTTTGacctttcatgcatgtttttggaatgtgggaggaaaccagagtacccggagaaaagccacgccggcgcggggagagcatgcaaactccacacaggaaggtcggagccggtatcaaaccctgcacctctgcactgtgaggttggcgcgctaaccactcaaccAACGGACCAATTCTTCATGGAGAATCAGTGACAAAAGGTAATCAAACGGTATGGTTTGGGGAATGTTGTAATGATTGATCATACATATTATGACCAATCACTTGGCtctacagatttttttccctttcacaaCTTCAAGGGGGCTATCAATGGATTCATTCTGAAGATGTGGACGATATCAAGGTGGCTGAACCAAAAAAGCTGGAAAGgttcctggattttttttttcaaggactgAATGAAGGTGTCAGAAGAGACGGCTGGGAAAAAGTGTGCCAGACTCCAGGGGGGGTCGCTTTGAAAGAGGGAAACTTGCTCTTTGGATTGGAACTAACTCTTTTAACACCAGCGCTGTCATTTTTTAGACACGCCTTCCGTATTGcataacatttgtttttaacagATCTTGTATTGAATCGCATCCCATTGGGGTGTGTGCTTTATGTCATGGACGGTGTTATGTCCAATCATGTCGAcagtgttgatttttatttcttttaaatgcCTCCGTTCAGCTAGCGAGGCACATAGCATAAAGTGAGTTGAattcttgtattctttggcattcgactcggcatgagttagatttgttcttggttttactgtttggtgctttctaccgtctttgttacagcactttgtatgcagcgacggCTATTCAAAAGTGCTCCAttaatacatttgaattgaattgaaggtATGCAATGAGGAAATCTGGCATGACATACCGAAGCTCCTCATTTCACTGTGTTTTCATTAactttgatgaatgaatgaatgtgttgttCAATATTCAGAAAAGATTAACAACATATTATCCAGTTTCCAACGACCTAATCTGTGCACAAAGCATGGCCTGCGGAGCACAAATTGCCtgttagatgtattttttttcctgtttgtaTTAGCATTTGCATTGTCAAGTCTTGTATTACttgttgcattcatgaaaaaatatataatgataGTCggtgaattgtttttatttcacctcCACCCCCACAAGTAAGGCGATTGTACCACCACACCATGAGTGTTGGTTTTGAACGACCTGTTCCACTCTCCTCCGAAGCTCCACGCTTTTATTCTGAAGGCTGCGGCTCGGAAGCGAGATGGCTTTGAAAATAATGATAGTCGgtgaattgtttttattctttttttaaagatttttttaaccttttttcaCCTCCACTCCCACAAGTAAAGCGATTGTACCACCACACCATGAGTGTTGGTTTTGAACGACCTGTTGCATCTCCTCCGAAGCTCCACGCTTTTATTCTGAAGGCTGCGGCTCGGAAGCGAGATGGCTTTGAATGCGCAAGCTTTGAAGCAGCTTCCGGTGTGCAACGTGACGTAAATAAACAAGACAACTCGGGTGGGGGGGAAAGAGAGGCAAGTACAgattgtactggactgtattcTATTATAATCATATTTAAACCGTAACCGCAACGGAAGAAGTGAACTCTGTGGTTGTAACCACTGAGGGATAAAATGCGTGGCTCCGTTGTACTGCCTGCCGGTGATGCTAAGCTAAAGTCTATTCGCCGGCTGTAGCAACGGAGTTGTAGCAACGGACTTCTTTGCActgaatatttgtgtgtgttcgtgtaaCCGCAGGAGcgtttggttcatttgaaagccTAAAGCCATGGCAACTGACTCGACACTCCTCAACTCCGAGATGGAGTTACAGGAGCAAGAAGACCTGTATCGACACCTGTTAGCACAGGTAGTTTCACTGTGACTCTTTTGATATTTGTTCACGATATCAGATAACCCGGTGgacctgcaatttttttttcttccaattcaGACACTAGAAAATGTACCGACGGCAAATCCCGATTCCAAAGTGATTCGGCCTCAACCCGGTGTGTAGTTTCACCACACCAATATCGACAATATCGAATACAATCAAAAAGGCCGACCCTTAATTTGTCTTTGGATTCAGGAATATGTGTAAAGACGACGTCGGAGCCCGGCAAGCAAAAGGTCTTTGTCAACATCTGTCAGTCAAACTTGGTCCCACCACCACCGGAGATCTCCAAAGAGGAACTTTTGGACCTGCTCCAGTTAGAAGATCCCAGTGGCTACAAAGTTCCCATGAGCCTCGGCGAGCCACACACTGAAGTGGACAACAGTCAGTCATTTGAAATTTATGAACACACATTGGGGTTTTTATttgatatattatatattataatatatcataaatattatatatgatatataatatatacatattttccaTCTAAGGCCTAAGTGAAAGTTTCTGTCCTAGACTCTCAGGGTTGCACTGCGTATGACGTGGTCATCAATCAGGAGTTTTTCCAGAAGTGTCAGGTACTCACTTCTCTCCATTTCAGATCTCTGACTGTTTTTACTTGTACTTGTACTTTTGCGTCTCACGAAATGTCTCGTAACGGTTTCTTTGACGCGCCCGTTATTCTTTTGCTCGTATGCGTCTTGTAGAAGGAAGCCTTGTTCCAGCAGTTTGTTGTCATGGTGTCTTTCGAAGGTTTAGAGAACAAATACAACATCGAGCTGAGTCGAGGTAAACGGGTTAGaaccttttcttcattttggtgGACTAACTTGTTGTCAGGCttgggatttatttattttttatttttttggggggggttgtgtctTTTCCAGAATGGAAGGTGCTGAAGAACAGAAAGTTCTTGGGTTCTGTCAGCGAGCAGAACATTCGCACAAAAAGCAAGCCGGTTATTCAGGAGCTGCAACCTCCGTAAGTCCTTGCATACAAAGTCCCGCAGAAAGTAGACAGACCAAAATTTTTTAGTCGATTTCACAGACTCTGTTCATGCTcttcttcctttttgttttccagggaAAACGCCACTTCAGGGGCAAAAAGGTAATGCTCATGAAATGACGATAtccgatgacttttttttgcttcGTCTTTGCCGGTTCAAAAGGTTGCACATCCCCGACTAACTATAAAGagcactttggagtcagccaatcctccatcaagcctctccagttgctccagaatgctgctgctcgcctcttgacccgTAAGAGGCAGCACGTCTCTCCTGGCGTCCCTTCGctagctcatttttttttgaagatcctactatttcttttcaaatcttgaaatgaccTCCCCAAGGTCTGACACACcccaggtctgcggaccagacacccGGAGATGTAGCGAGAACTAAGCGTAGGCTCAGAGGGGACGGGAGCCTTTTCCGgtgccgctccctctctttggaatgaaagTCCCCTCGCTGTCGGTCTTTACACCCCCGTCTTCAAAAACCTTTTCATTCTCTGGCTTTCGACTCCGCATGAGACTCTCGATTTGGGGCCCTCAAGTGtcgatatagattttttttgtttgattgtttgacGTCGTATGAAAGATTCTTGGTTCTTGTTGTCTGAAAGTGCTCTCGAAATTCAGTCGAGTCAATTGGTCTCCTCTTTCTTCTCAGACCAGAGTTCACCTTGTTTGTGGAGCCCCCTTCTGGTGACCCGGAGTACCTCATTGCAGAAATCAAGCTGCCTGGCGTGGTGAGAGACTTTCACAATCTCGATCAAATATTGACATTTAATTGagttcactattttttttttccaaacgtaCTACGAAAAACCAAAAGAACATATGAAGAACATCCCATACAGACAAAACATGTCCCGTCCATCTCAAAAGTAGCTAAAGTAAGTAAGTTGGAAGAAGTTCCAACTTCTCCACCATCACCTAAAATAAATGATCCATCCAAAAGCACAAATTCACATGATCCATCCAAATGGGTACTTTCACACGGcaacatgacaaacaaaaacttttcccggttgtgctaatgctaaatgctaatagCCTTCCCCCGTTCCAGTCTGGCTCTTTGTTGCTGGGCGATTTACAAACCGCAAAAGCGTTCCACCCCCCACCAGAATATTGTCAACAGCAGGGAATGCCGAGCGGCTTGTGGTCTTATCTCTCGCCGGCTTTGTTTGCCTTTCGTGACCTCCGATGACCCGACGAGGTCAAACGAGAGCACCAATGCTAAAGCGTCGACTTGCTCCCGCAGGCTTCATCCCGCTCGTTGGTCCTCGACGTCGGCGAGGACCGCCTGGTCCTGACAGCCCGGCCCTCGCTCTACTTTCTCGACATCTTCCATCCCTTCATCGTTGATCCGGAGACGAGCGTGGCGCAGTTCAACGGCGGGACTCGGGTACGGCCGGCGGCGGTTTGTTTTGGATTGACGTCTCGGCGTCGAGCGTATTCttcttaaaaacaaagaaacaaaaaaaccgaTGCAATCTTTTGTCTCCTTGTGTCTCTTAGATCCTCACAATCACCGCGCCCGTGGCGTCGTCTTGAATCAACAGCGTCAATTCACTCTTCATTCCGATGTCATGTGAGACAGAAGTTCCAAGTCGAGTTAATACCACAGCTGTTGAATCGCTTGCGGGATATCCAACATGTCACACCCGAACATATACGGTACGTACACCACGACGACGACGTTAGCGATCAAGAAACTCGCATCGTTGGTTTTTGCAAAGGCGAAATTTCAGTCCAactttttgtatttcatttcacAAGATGGACATCAAGTCGCTTTGCGTCAAAATTTCCGATCTGAccgaaatgatgatgatgatgaaagccCCGACGGGTTTCTAATAAAAAGACCTTGACATTTGTTGTTGCACTTGTATTTATTAGAGGAGATTCATGGTGTCATTCGAATGATTATTGTTCTTATCGACCACAGGAAGTGGTTTTCTTCTcggactttttttcattttcattctcgGGGGCTTTTTTGCCGCTCTTTCCCTCCGTATAAATAGCCCTTCCTTCTCCCTGCCAgctttgtgtcccccccccccccccccccgctttgaTGCGCCGGTTCTCGCTCCACCTGTCCCCCCCGCATTTGTCCTGTGAGGTCAGCCAGCCCCACTGTTCCCCCTTAATCCCAACGGGGGCCGCTCATCTCGCCGTGGCCTAATCCGCCCGTGGCCGTCGGCCCTGACCGCAAAAACGCGGGCTCGCTCGCGGCTATTTTGGACCCCCCCGACTTCCAACACTCCATCATAGGTCGTTGAATGCGtgcattgtccccccccccccaccccgccattgacccTCTGCTATAAATCTCGCCTTCTTTGCACGCTCGTCACACTCCTGACCGTGTGCGTCCCGCCGGCCGCCCGTCTTCATTCAGGTCTGTCTGACGTACACTCGGCCcgtatttttgattttattctcGGGTTCTGATTTTGTTATCCGGGTTGATGTTTCTCTTTGTTATGAGTGTGACGAAACGGCGGATCTGCGTCCGATGTCGTGAGCTCAGATGTGGAAGTGGGAAAGTGTGAGAGGTGCCCGAGGTTTCTCCGGTTCAGGTTTGCCATCAAGCTAAGGTGGGGCGAGCCCATTTcaagatttcaaaataaaatcggaggatcttaaaaagaaatgtcgagggagccagtgaagccAGGATGCTCCAATGAGATGAAAGGAACAATTTCAAATCGCTGTCCAGTTTTGTAGCCGAGTTTGGAGACTGTTGGGTTGAAAGAAGGAGCACCCGCCCCCCCGGGGGTTCCTCTCACTCTGCTCATCTTCACCTTCCAGGCCATGTTGtcagatgtcattttcagttgtctcttttgggggggggggagatgaaaaatgcaaatggtCTCTGGGACGCagtttggaccccccccccccgggctccTCTCACTCTGCTCATCTTCACCTTCCAGCCTGTGtcagatgtcattttcagttgtctttttttggggggggggagatgaaaaatgcaaatggtCTCCGGGAcgcagtttggacaccccccccccaccccccgggcTCCTCTCACTCTGCTCATCTTCACCTTCCAGCCTGTGtcagatgtcattttcagttgtctttttttggggggggagatgaaaaatgcaaatggtCTCTGGGATGCAGTTTGgaccccccccctgacccccccggGCTTCTCTCACTCTGCTCATCTTCACCTTCCAGCCTGTGtcagatgtcattttcagttgtctttttttggggggggggatgaaaaatgcaaatggtCTCTGGGACACAGTTTggaccccctgcccccacccccccgattCAGAAGCGGCTTTCTTTCATGTCGCAACGAGGCCGGCATTTCGAGTCGTAAAGAAGGGAAGCGTAACCGGACCTCTctttgttgaagctttgtcacATTCCCACCTGTTGTTCCTCCCATCAGTCCTCCAGCATCCTTTGCCAGGAAGGTGtcagcgcacccccccccccccccctctgcgtCTCGCCATTGTTTTATGTCACTGCCACGGCAGCTCGGGGGGGTACAATTTAGAGCCAGAAGCATGTTGGCGCGTGTATTATCTGGCTGTGTATTTATAAGCATTTCCATCCAGGAGACCAAAAGGGAGGCTCCGCCCACCAAGAATCTCGCGTTCTAAAAATAGCCACAAAAGATCTCACGTGACACACAAAGCGCAAATGGAATTCGGTTTTGTTCCATTTTGGCGGCCTTGACCCGACTTTTGGTGACCCGACTTACAAACAAAATGTAGAGATCGCTTAGCAACTGGACCGATCGCTACTTGCGAGGGGGTTCTCATGGTCTCCGAAGACGTTTTGCGAAGGGAGCGTGACATCGTCTCTCCCGGGACGCGTGCGCCTCCTTGCTTCATTCACCATCTTGTGTTTCTTGCAGCCATGTCTGACATCGAGGAGGAGTACGAGTGAGTAGCCCTTCGCTCGGTCGGTCTCAAGCAACAGCAGTGACGATTGCATCtgatttattttctctctctttgctcTTTTGTCCAGGGACCAGGCAGAGGAAGGTAAGGACGGCGCAGGATCTGTTCCTAAGAGTTGATCAAAAGCATCAATCTGCGTCTTTCCCCGCCAGAggtggaagaggaggacgaggaagaaTATGAGCAGCAgcatgaggaagaggaagaggagcaacACGTCTATGAGGAtgaaacaggtaaaaaaaaaacgtcccaaTGTCGGTACTCTCTCGACTATTCTTGCTCAccgcatttttcttttcactctcTCTTTTCAACAGAGGAGGAACGTCCCAAACCAAAGTAGG
This region of Hippocampus zosterae strain Florida chromosome 17, ASM2543408v3, whole genome shotgun sequence genomic DNA includes:
- the pih1d1 gene encoding PIH1 domain-containing protein 1, which codes for MATDSTLLNSEMELQEQEDLYRHLLAQTLENVPTANPDSKVIRPQPGICVKTTSEPGKQKVFVNICQSNLVPPPPEISKEELLDLLQLEDPSGYKVPMSLGEPHTEVDNNSQGCTAYDVVINQEFFQKCQKEALFQQFVVMVSFEGLENKYNIELSREWKVLKNRKFLGSVSEQNIRTKSKPVIQELQPPENATSGAKRPEFTLFVEPPSGDPEYLIAEIKLPGVASSRSLVLDVGEDRLVLTARPSLYFLDIFHPFIVDPETSVAQFNGGTRILTITAPVASS
- the LOC127589430 gene encoding uncharacterized protein LOC127589430 isoform X1, producing MTWSAAPCLCLMVFLSVTKPSEENCKDYFTQKEWEDNTIKTVSLVITENKTVSPSPKLVNLLIQLTHTRVCFSLKDVAECTLESHCLKNEMCPVFHDCFDRPATSPSEKCKPVQIVPVHTHHLMCLLARVVDSQKTIHGCEYGESSVCPLFGESWQDATALPSTDPKMTSQVVSSRAEPLPTSRALLPNSTPVAENRHHADNTAACQGNAKFPLGFLYRYI
- the LOC127589430 gene encoding uncharacterized protein LOC127589430 isoform X2, with the protein product MTWSAAPCLCLMVFLSVTKPSEENCKDYFTQKEWEDNTIKTVSLVITENKTDVAECTLESHCLKNEMCPVFHDCFDRPATSPSEKCKPVQIVPVHTHHLMCLLARVVDSQKTIHGCEYGESSVCPLFGESWQDATALPSTDPKMTSQVVSSRAEPLPTSRALLPNSTPVAENRHHADNTAACQGNAKFPLGFLYRYI